The proteins below come from a single Miscanthus floridulus cultivar M001 chromosome 1, ASM1932011v1, whole genome shotgun sequence genomic window:
- the LOC136488403 gene encoding uncharacterized protein, which translates to MFSPLPSSSHLPPPPHTHPPPPASSSALLPHTSGVLALGALASSGVIAPSALAPSSPTALVLTPEQMTAAILELGQAVADIRAFLVGPYAPQPQSWWRTLCYSRGSVAVDGIDHHDLVDATAADETLEHALHMEELMQITDCYQLRGFDEAPADVHFAESDRIDSAVVVAPLSLTPSPAAPSAVVVVLVQFHTATPLAASAPSPTMMVSATSLRSSSPAMVTSPMKAPAATTPAVSSPASPTTPLALVSPMQAIIHAPTLADMVPLSLPLRAAAPIPRAGPWLFACTYSPPAQQQAFKAPSVAWSTPPAQPRSTAPIAGVAARGGHHRLHVQALHGFEPGGFDSRQIRWRSQVWHLEEKGMDRAPLQKQIPWDVVDFGEPYVFGLDYNCNIGLLEQSCHGDLLWTARSSAPAIATARGRTVLEGRSSVMASGAGPGAMWYCST; encoded by the coding sequence atgttcagccctctaccgagttcttcccacctgccgccgccgccacacacccacccgccgccaccagcgtcttcgtcggcgctgctgccCCACACATCAGGCGTGCTGGCATTGGGCGCGCTGGCGTCCTCAGGGGTGATCGCGCCCTCTGCCCTGGCGCCGTCGTCTCCCACCGCCCTCGTCCTCACCCCGGAGCAGATGACGGCCGCAATCCTGGAGTTAGGGCAGGCCGTGGCGGACATCAGGGCCTTCCTCGTCGGGCCCTATGCACCCCAACCGCAGTCGTGGTGGAGGACCCTATGCTACAGCAGGGGGTCCGTGGCTGTGGATGGCATAGATCATCATGATCTTGTTGATGCCACCGCCGCCGACGAGACTCTCGAGCACGCCTTGCACATGGAGGAGCTCATGCAGATCACTGACTGCTACCAGCTGCGTGGCTTCGACGAGGCACCAGCGGACGTCCACTTTGCTGAATCGGATCGGATCGATTCCGCTGTGGTTGTTGCACCGCTGTCCTTAACGCCGTCGCCAGCAGCACCATCGGCAGTCGTAGTGGTGCTAGTGCAGTTCCACACTGCTACGCCACTTGCTGCATCGGCGCCATCACCAACAATGATGGTGTCAGCTACGTCGTTGCGCTCCTCTTCGCCCGCCATGGTCACATCACCAATGAAGGCCCCGGCTGCCACAACTCCGGCAGTCTCATCACCAGCTTCGCCAACAACCCCGCTGGCACTAGTGTCACCAATGCAGGCGATCATCCATGCACCGACATTGGCGGACATGGTGCCTTTGTCGCTGCCTCTACGAGCCGCAGCACCGATCCCTCGAGCAGGGCCGTGGCTGTTTGCATGCACTTATTCTCCGCCGGCTCAGCAGCAGGCCTTCAAAGCTCCATCGGTCGCTTGGAGTACGCCTCCAGCACAGCCCCGCTCTACTGCACCCATAGCGGGGGTGGCTGCTCGTGGAGGGCACCATCGACTCCACGTGCAGGCGCTCCATGGATTCGAGCCGGGCGGATTCGATTCCAGACAGATCAGATGGCGCAGCCAAGTTTGGCACCTCGAGGAGAAAGGTATGGATCGTGCACCACTACAGAAGCAGATCCCATGGGACGTAGTTGATTTTGGGGAGCCATATGTCTTCGGCCTCGATTACAACTGCAACATAGGACTCCTTGAGCAGAGCTGCCATGGCGATCTTCTCTGGACTGCAAGGTCTTCTGCTCCAGCAATCGCCACAGCTCGAGGACGAACTGTCTTGGAGGGGCGGAGTAGTGTTATGGCAAGTGGAGCCGGACCAGGGGCCATGTGGTACTGTAGCACATGA